Proteins from a single region of Chloroflexota bacterium:
- a CDS encoding FHA domain-containing protein: protein METLVFLALLGGLVYVAVQKLVLEQRCVSCHRPRIGGAVRCPYCGADYPPRAARAMELVVLNGPLQGSRFALTTPVFEIGAGAGLDLQLPDRSVLARHAAISAQQGRYVLFPRQGGASVLVNGYPVVQPHMLRVNDRIQLGATVLALRAGPFLAPSRGISAPVPQFAVLPPWGAGLSSMRSERRLSGGGALLALLCFFMPWLSVSCSGSSLAYSGYALASNSSLGNSWTWLLWLAPPAALAVLWLLYRTLAGDTPDDHRLATQQLAAGLAGMAPTVMLFIALEQARRDPRNLAVGLLINLEPGYWLTLLGFIGVVVGAALDRQRHHPQRF, encoded by the coding sequence ATGGAAACACTCGTCTTTCTCGCGCTGTTGGGCGGGCTAGTGTACGTGGCGGTACAGAAGCTCGTGCTCGAACAGCGCTGTGTGTCGTGCCATCGCCCGCGCATCGGCGGCGCGGTTCGCTGTCCCTACTGCGGTGCCGACTATCCGCCGCGCGCCGCGCGCGCCATGGAGCTGGTCGTACTCAACGGCCCGTTGCAGGGCAGCCGTTTCGCGCTTACCACGCCCGTCTTTGAAATAGGGGCGGGTGCCGGACTCGACCTGCAGTTGCCCGATAGGTCAGTGCTTGCGCGTCATGCCGCCATCAGCGCGCAACAAGGCCGGTATGTTCTGTTTCCACGCCAAGGTGGTGCAAGCGTACTGGTAAATGGTTACCCCGTGGTTCAGCCGCATATGTTGCGGGTTAACGACCGCATACAGCTGGGTGCCACTGTGCTGGCCCTTCGCGCTGGTCCGTTCCTCGCGCCATCCCGCGGCATCTCGGCGCCGGTGCCTCAGTTCGCGGTGCTGCCCCCGTGGGGCGCGGGCCTGAGCAGCATGCGCTCAGAGCGTCGGCTCTCAGGCGGTGGCGCGCTGTTGGCCTTGCTCTGTTTCTTCATGCCGTGGCTCAGCGTGTCGTGCAGCGGAAGCTCGCTGGCCTATAGCGGATATGCCCTGGCCTCCAATTCGAGCCTGGGAAACTCCTGGACGTGGTTGCTCTGGCTCGCGCCACCGGCGGCGCTGGCCGTGCTCTGGTTGCTCTACCGGACGCTGGCTGGCGATACGCCCGACGATCATCGTCTGGCGACGCAGCAACTGGCAGCCGGGCTGGCCGGCATGGCGCCGACCGTCATGTTATTCATTGCCCTTGAGCAGGCCCGCCGCGATCCACGCAATTTGGCCGTCGGCCTGCTGATCAATCTGGAACCCGGATACTGGCTGACATTGCTGGGGTTCATCGGTGTCGTAGTCGGAGCGGCGCTGGATCGCCAACGGCATCATCCACAGCGCTTCTGA
- a CDS encoding FHA domain-containing protein, protein MSERGYLEFISGERKGDRVDLGASNLVGRGPDAQIRLPDHTVSRHHARIVVDARGATLENLSRRNPVRIDGEPVGAPVRLQHGAIVQLGRVQARYGVDHKPAARSETDSAHETPHAAQGGPETKQLALAPRMTIGRGRANAVLLNHPQVSRFHARVDRTAHGYVISDLGSTNGTFVNGRRIERHRIRPGDIIQIGAYRLSFDLDHGFLTQQSQMAAVRVDALHLTHRVPGKPEPLLKDVSLAVYPGEFVALVGGSGAGKTTLMKALNGFQPATRGRVRINGDDLYTHFDAYRSIIGYVPQDNIVHADLTVRQTLDFAARLRLPTDTTPVERARRIDTVLRQLDMAEHQGKLVKMLSGGQVKRVNIAVELLAEPPLLFLDEPTSGLDPGLEKQLMKDLRSQSDHGRTIVLVTHATANISECDHVAFISQGRLCYFGPPETAPAFFETTGGGERRSDDAFAEIYIKLQHQSARDWEHRYERSEAFQEYVARRLNRSVGHALTSNGHDQPPRGRQLSTPRASPVRQWWILVERYFELLRHDLKSMIILVGVMPMLGVFLSFMSEPDALTLKGAEAIKAIVADKGGYLVAGGAQRLLLILSLAAVLLGIFAAVYELSKERSIYRRERGAGISIAAYLSSKITVLLGFGFVQIALLMLVVMARVQLPDGGLIGSAVLDTYITLLLATLAGICCGLLISALANQMAATYVVLVVVFMQILFSGALFELDGGARLASQLTFSHWTLDGLGSVANIGSMVDAEQIEQTIEIPKGSGQKQKVAIKPETKLHIKYQHEADHLRGVWGVLGGYAAGFMALAYVALKRQNGG, encoded by the coding sequence ATGTCTGAGCGGGGCTATCTGGAGTTTATCAGCGGTGAGCGCAAGGGCGATCGCGTTGACCTGGGTGCCAGCAACCTTGTGGGCCGCGGTCCCGACGCGCAAATCCGACTACCTGACCACACGGTCTCGCGGCACCACGCGCGCATCGTGGTCGACGCGCGCGGCGCCACCCTCGAAAACCTGAGCCGGCGAAATCCGGTGCGAATTGACGGCGAGCCGGTCGGCGCCCCGGTTCGCCTGCAACATGGCGCGATCGTGCAACTCGGCCGCGTCCAGGCGCGCTATGGCGTGGACCACAAACCCGCCGCGCGCTCGGAAACCGATTCCGCACACGAGACGCCCCACGCAGCGCAGGGCGGCCCGGAGACCAAACAACTAGCGCTCGCTCCACGGATGACGATCGGCCGTGGCCGCGCCAATGCAGTATTGCTCAATCACCCGCAGGTCTCGCGGTTTCATGCGCGCGTCGACCGCACCGCGCATGGCTACGTCATCAGCGATTTGGGCTCAACCAATGGCACCTTCGTGAACGGGCGGCGCATCGAGCGCCATCGCATCCGGCCAGGCGATATTATTCAAATCGGGGCGTACCGGCTGTCGTTTGACTTGGATCACGGCTTCCTCACGCAGCAGAGCCAGATGGCGGCCGTCCGCGTGGATGCCCTTCATTTAACACACCGTGTGCCTGGGAAGCCCGAACCGCTGCTGAAGGACGTCTCGCTGGCCGTGTATCCCGGCGAGTTTGTGGCGCTGGTCGGCGGCAGCGGGGCAGGCAAAACGACGCTGATGAAGGCGCTCAATGGTTTCCAGCCGGCCACGCGCGGACGAGTGCGTATCAATGGCGACGACCTGTACACCCACTTCGATGCCTATCGCTCGATTATCGGGTATGTGCCGCAAGACAACATCGTGCACGCCGATCTGACGGTGCGGCAAACATTAGACTTCGCGGCTCGACTGCGGCTTCCGACGGACACCACGCCGGTTGAGCGAGCGCGCCGGATCGATACCGTTCTGCGCCAACTGGATATGGCGGAGCATCAGGGCAAGTTGGTCAAGATGCTGAGCGGAGGACAAGTCAAGCGCGTCAACATCGCCGTCGAACTACTGGCGGAGCCGCCGTTGCTGTTTCTGGACGAACCGACCTCGGGCCTCGACCCCGGCTTGGAAAAGCAACTCATGAAGGATTTGCGCAGCCAATCGGACCACGGGCGCACGATCGTTCTCGTTACGCATGCCACGGCCAACATCAGTGAATGTGATCACGTGGCATTTATTTCGCAGGGGCGGCTCTGCTATTTTGGCCCACCCGAAACCGCACCCGCGTTCTTTGAAACGACGGGCGGCGGCGAACGCCGCAGCGATGACGCTTTTGCCGAGATCTACATCAAACTGCAGCACCAATCGGCGCGGGACTGGGAACATCGTTACGAGCGATCGGAAGCATTCCAGGAGTATGTAGCCCGGCGGCTCAACCGGTCGGTCGGGCACGCACTGACGTCCAATGGGCATGACCAGCCGCCGCGCGGCCGGCAACTGTCGACGCCGCGCGCCTCGCCCGTGCGCCAGTGGTGGATCCTGGTGGAACGGTATTTTGAACTCTTGCGGCATGATCTCAAGAGTATGATCATCCTCGTGGGCGTCATGCCGATGTTAGGCGTATTCCTGAGCTTCATGAGTGAGCCCGATGCGTTGACGCTCAAGGGCGCCGAAGCGATCAAGGCGATTGTGGCCGACAAAGGCGGTTACCTCGTTGCTGGCGGGGCGCAACGCCTGCTGCTGATCTTGTCGCTGGCGGCGGTATTGCTGGGCATCTTCGCAGCCGTCTACGAACTCTCCAAGGAGCGGTCGATCTACCGCCGTGAGCGCGGCGCGGGCATCAGCATCGCAGCCTACTTGTCATCCAAGATCACGGTTCTGCTGGGGTTTGGGTTTGTACAAATCGCTTTGCTCATGCTGGTCGTGATGGCCCGCGTGCAATTGCCGGATGGCGGGCTGATTGGCAGCGCCGTCCTGGACACCTACATAACGCTGTTGCTGGCGACGCTGGCCGGCATCTGTTGCGGTCTGCTGATCTCGGCCCTGGCCAATCAAATGGCTGCCACCTACGTGGTCCTCGTCGTCGTGTTCATGCAGATACTGTTTTCGGGCGCGTTATTCGAGTTGGACGGCGGCGCCCGATTGGCGTCTCAATTGACGTTCTCGCACTGGACGCTGGACGGACTCGGCTCCGTTGCGAACATCGGCAGCATGGTCGATGCGGAACAGATCGAGCAAACGATTGAAATACCCAAGGGTTCGGGGCAGAAACAAAAAGTGGCGATCAAACCGGAGACCAAGCTGCACATCAAGTACCAGCACGAAGCGGATCACTTGCGCGGCGTGTGGGGCGTGCTGGGCGGCTATGCTGCCGGGTTTATGGCGCTGGCCTACGTCGCGTTGAAACGCCAGAACGGCGGCTAA
- a CDS encoding trypsin-like peptidase domain-containing protein encodes MSMPPSSHELGLAASGSRSDRPVRITPRGIRIGRDAQCAIPLRDPQASRQHAVAWRQSGQYFVRDEGSANGTWLNGERLAQPRELHAGDVLRIGQTPLNVVTVSGGQAIPLWIVGAAALVIFGVLYLATRPSSGATQIGAATATVRPTATAIATVPTVTPTSAPATATPSPLPATAAPTASAAQVLQTAQQATVQLRVQTPQGTSFGSGSIVDSRGLILTNFHVIGDSKTGSFYNAQKIAEVAITILPNGDAEWRYRAIPAAWDVDLDLAVLRITADLNGRPVSGLNLPRVLLGNSDTLQIGERIHTLGYPGIGGDSLTVTEGTVSGFVTEGDQRQWIKSDVDVTRGNSGGMAVAADGRMIGVPSAVMTDSTGGRTLGRLSYLRPINLAKPLIAKAAATLP; translated from the coding sequence GTGAGCATGCCGCCTTCTTCCCACGAACTCGGTTTAGCCGCATCCGGTAGCCGCAGCGATCGGCCGGTGCGGATCACGCCGCGCGGCATTCGCATCGGCCGCGATGCGCAGTGCGCTATCCCGCTGCGTGATCCGCAGGCGTCTCGACAGCATGCGGTCGCGTGGCGGCAGAGCGGACAATACTTCGTGCGCGATGAAGGCAGCGCCAACGGCACGTGGTTGAACGGCGAGCGCCTGGCCCAACCGCGCGAATTGCACGCGGGCGATGTTTTGCGCATCGGACAGACGCCACTGAATGTGGTGACGGTCTCCGGCGGCCAGGCGATTCCGTTGTGGATAGTTGGCGCGGCGGCACTGGTTATTTTTGGCGTGCTCTATCTGGCGACTCGTCCGAGCAGCGGTGCGACGCAGATCGGCGCGGCCACAGCCACTGTCCGCCCGACGGCCACCGCCATCGCGACGGTGCCGACCGTGACGCCGACGTCCGCGCCGGCCACGGCCACGCCATCGCCGCTACCGGCGACGGCCGCTCCAACCGCATCGGCGGCGCAAGTACTACAGACTGCCCAACAGGCCACCGTGCAACTGCGGGTTCAGACACCTCAAGGCACATCATTCGGTTCCGGTTCTATCGTTGACAGCCGGGGCCTTATACTCACCAATTTCCACGTCATCGGCGATAGCAAAACCGGATCATTCTACAATGCCCAGAAGATCGCGGAAGTCGCGATAACCATATTACCCAACGGAGACGCGGAGTGGCGTTATCGGGCGATTCCGGCTGCGTGGGATGTAGATTTGGATTTGGCGGTACTGCGGATTACGGCTGATCTGAATGGCCGCCCGGTGAGCGGGCTCAACCTGCCGCGCGTGTTGCTGGGCAACTCCGATACGCTCCAAATCGGCGAGCGGATTCATACGCTCGGCTACCCCGGCATCGGCGGAGACTCCCTGACGGTCACCGAAGGCACCGTCTCAGGTTTTGTCACGGAAGGCGACCAGCGCCAGTGGATTAAGTCCGACGTTGATGTAACCCGCGGCAATAGCGGTGGTATGGCCGTAGCCGCCGATGGGCGAATGATTGGGGTGCCTAGCGCGGTCATGACCGATTCCACTGGCGGTCGAACGCTGGGACGATTGAGTTACCTGCGGCCGATCAACTTGGCCAAGCCGCTTATCGCCAAAGCGGCGGCCACTTTACCCTGA